In the Candidatus Saccharibacteria bacterium oral taxon 488 genome, one interval contains:
- the argF gene encoding ornithine carbamoyltransferase: MAQSLKGRSFLTLGDFTAGDIRLLLTTANEYKRMKYAGTPHRIHEGKNIALLFEKTSTRTRCAFTVAANDLGIAPEYLGKDDIQLGKKETVEDTAKVLGRMFDGIEFRGFAHKTVEDLAKHAGVPVWNGLTDKFHPTQILADFMTIEEHLGRLHGVKLVFVGDGRNNMANSLLLGSAIMGLDFRILAPRELFPEEGLVHHAHELAHQNHGRITITDNFEEALRGADVIYTDVWVSMGEEDKFAERINQLRHFQVNRDMLNLTGNPEVKFMHCLPAFHDALTTTGQHIRDDFGLEAMEVTDDVFRSPNSIVFDQAENRMHTIKAVIALTL, translated from the coding sequence ATGGCACAAAGTTTGAAAGGGCGATCATTCCTAACGCTGGGTGATTTTACTGCGGGTGACATTCGGTTGCTACTAACGACGGCAAATGAGTATAAGCGGATGAAGTACGCTGGTACGCCGCATCGGATTCATGAGGGCAAGAATATTGCGTTATTGTTTGAAAAAACCTCGACCAGGACGCGCTGCGCCTTTACGGTGGCGGCTAACGACCTCGGTATCGCGCCGGAATATCTCGGTAAAGACGATATTCAGCTTGGCAAGAAAGAGACGGTCGAGGACACCGCCAAGGTGCTGGGCCGGATGTTTGACGGTATTGAGTTTCGCGGTTTTGCACACAAAACGGTAGAAGATCTAGCGAAGCACGCCGGCGTGCCGGTGTGGAATGGATTGACTGATAAGTTCCATCCAACGCAGATTCTAGCCGACTTTATGACTATCGAGGAGCACCTCGGTCGGCTGCACGGCGTCAAGCTGGTGTTTGTCGGCGACGGCCGCAATAACATGGCTAATAGCTTGCTGCTCGGCTCGGCAATCATGGGGCTGGACTTTCGGATTTTAGCGCCGCGTGAATTGTTCCCTGAAGAGGGCCTTGTCCATCACGCGCATGAGCTGGCGCACCAGAATCACGGGCGGATTACTATCACTGATAATTTTGAGGAAGCCTTGCGCGGTGCCGATGTCATTTACACTGATGTTTGGGTGTCGATGGGCGAAGAGGATAAGTTCGCTGAGCGCATCAATCAGCTGCGTCATTTCCAGGTTAATCGTGACATGTTGAACCTCACCGGCAATCCTGAAGTCAAGTTCATGCACTGCCTGCCGGCCTTTCATGATGCATTGACCACGACCGGTCAGCACATCAGGGACGACTTCGGGCTAGAGGCGATGGAGGTGACGGATGATGTCTTCCGCTCGCCAAATTCGATCGTCTTTGACCAGGCGGAAAATCGTATGCATACCATCAAAGCGGTTATCGCTTTGACGCTGTAG
- the arcA gene encoding arginine deiminase: MDPLHITSEIGRLKAVLLHRPGEELENLTPDYLTDLLFDDIPYLQVAQKEHDAFAQVLRDHGVEVLYLDQLVTEALHTDQLREQFVDEMLANSKQGSRRVTRVLRQFLLDLPTNAMVRKIMAGVRKDEITLPPDQHQQLHNMIEKNHYPFYLDPMPNLYFTRDPAATIGHGLTINKMHWPARRRESLFMRYIIDHHPRFANKNVPVWYDRHEKFSIEGGDELVLSSEVMAIGVSERTTAEAIEKMATKLFAGSGFKKVVAMEIPKSHAFMHLDTVFTMIDRDKFTIHPEIRDRGGKMNCFVLEKVEGQPFPRITHETDLEHVLRVALGLPSVTLIECGGGDPIAAAREQWNDGSNTLAIAPGVVVTYDRNYVTNQKLREHGVEVIEVSGAELGRGRGGPRCMSMPLVREDV; the protein is encoded by the coding sequence ATGGATCCATTACATATTACATCAGAAATTGGCCGACTCAAGGCGGTGCTGTTGCATCGTCCGGGCGAAGAATTAGAAAACTTAACACCAGACTACTTGACTGATCTGCTGTTTGACGACATTCCGTATTTGCAGGTCGCCCAAAAGGAGCATGATGCGTTTGCTCAGGTGCTGCGTGATCACGGTGTCGAGGTGTTGTATCTCGATCAGCTGGTGACCGAAGCGCTACACACTGATCAATTACGTGAGCAGTTTGTTGATGAAATGTTGGCAAATTCGAAGCAAGGCTCGCGCCGTGTTACCAGAGTGCTGCGCCAGTTCCTGCTGGACCTGCCAACGAACGCGATGGTGCGTAAAATTATGGCCGGTGTGCGCAAGGACGAGATTACGCTGCCGCCAGATCAGCATCAGCAGCTGCACAATATGATCGAGAAAAATCACTATCCATTCTATCTCGATCCGATGCCGAACTTGTACTTTACGCGTGACCCGGCTGCAACCATTGGTCACGGTCTGACGATCAACAAGATGCACTGGCCAGCTCGTCGTCGTGAGTCGCTGTTCATGCGCTACATCATTGATCATCATCCGCGGTTTGCTAATAAGAATGTGCCGGTGTGGTATGATCGTCACGAAAAGTTCTCAATCGAAGGTGGCGATGAGCTGGTATTGAGCAGTGAAGTGATGGCCATCGGCGTATCGGAGCGCACCACGGCTGAGGCGATTGAAAAGATGGCGACGAAACTGTTTGCTGGCTCTGGCTTTAAGAAAGTCGTTGCCATGGAGATTCCAAAGTCGCACGCCTTTATGCACCTGGACACGGTGTTTACCATGATTGATCGGGACAAGTTTACCATTCATCCGGAAATCCGCGATCGCGGCGGCAAGATGAATTGTTTCGTATTGGAAAAGGTTGAGGGACAGCCGTTTCCGCGCATTACGCATGAGACGGATCTCGAGCATGTCTTGCGGGTGGCCTTGGGTCTGCCGAGCGTTACCTTGATCGAATGTGGTGGCGGTGATCCGATCGCAGCAGCCCGCGAGCAGTGGAACGACGGCTCGAACACCTTGGCGATTGCGCCGGGCGTGGTGGTGACGTATGACCGCAACTACGTCACCAACCAAAAATTGCGCGAGCACGGCGTTGAAGTTATCGAAGTCAGCGGTGCTGAGCTTGGCCGTGGCCGTGGTGGTCCGCGCTGTATGAGCATGCCACTAGTACGGGAGGATGTATAA
- a CDS encoding VanZ family protein yields MMAFFTTFSSSFQLAISFWPFAALLLTFPLLVVQYMRLRRLVVGRMVMVYLVVLYALGLVAFTLYPMPDNPAWFCAHHAVSPQLHPLASIMDIQAEGLRAVLQVVMNIVFFMPFGMFLRVMYPVRWYMVVLLGLTLSLTIEVTQLTGAFGLYPCSYRLFDVDDLLLNTGGALVGYWCGRLLPDLRNVKHGETVTTQPGLVRRLVAFILDVVAVLVVRTCIGIILYITMPGLAGNTVAGLSYGILAGGELVVQLIMPLMMGGQTIGGWMTGISLDDRERSWPHRLTMYLLRLGYIGLFMYGIVLGPRAGMPVVIGWLGVTLVSWWRYRRLPYTIIDAVWPRRR; encoded by the coding sequence ATGATGGCATTTTTTACTACATTCTCCTCGTCATTTCAGCTGGCGATATCATTCTGGCCATTTGCTGCACTGCTCTTGACATTTCCGCTGCTCGTCGTACAGTATATGCGATTACGACGGCTAGTAGTCGGCAGGATGGTCATGGTGTATTTGGTTGTATTGTATGCACTGGGACTCGTGGCGTTTACGCTCTATCCGATGCCAGATAATCCAGCATGGTTCTGTGCGCATCATGCAGTCTCACCACAACTACATCCGCTCGCATCAATTATGGACATACAGGCTGAAGGGTTGCGGGCTGTTCTACAGGTAGTGATGAATATAGTCTTTTTTATGCCGTTCGGTATGTTTTTACGAGTGATGTACCCTGTACGCTGGTACATGGTTGTACTATTAGGACTCACCCTATCATTAACGATTGAAGTAACCCAACTGACAGGTGCGTTTGGGCTGTATCCATGTAGCTATAGGCTGTTTGATGTTGATGACTTGTTGCTCAATACCGGAGGTGCTTTGGTCGGCTATTGGTGTGGTCGGTTGCTACCAGATCTGCGCAATGTAAAGCATGGCGAGACCGTGACAACACAGCCGGGCCTAGTGCGGCGATTAGTGGCGTTTATACTTGACGTGGTTGCGGTGCTTGTGGTGAGGACGTGTATCGGTATTATATTGTATATCACGATGCCGGGTTTGGCGGGAAATACTGTTGCGGGACTGTCATATGGTATTCTCGCTGGCGGTGAGTTAGTAGTCCAGCTGATCATGCCGCTCATGATGGGTGGGCAAACGATTGGCGGCTGGATGACGGGAATATCATTGGATGATCGTGAACGTTCTTGGCCTCATCGATTGACAATGTATCTGCTGCGATTGGGGTATATTGGCTTGTTCATGTATGGCATTGTGCTAGGGCCTAGGGCTGGTATGCCTGTTGTCATTGGCTGGCTTGGGGTGACATTAGTTAGCTGGTGGCGATACCGGCGTTTGCCGTATACGATTATTGATGCAGTTTGGCCTCGTAGGCGGTAA
- a CDS encoding YbhB/YbcL family Raf kinase inhibitor-like protein produces the protein MKITSPAFAENAKIPKIYSKLGGNQRPPLKIGDVPADTKSLVIVCHDPDAPGRDGFYHWTVWNVPGKTAEISGESLPAGAVEGVTSWGQPGWGGPQPPFGTHRYQFYVYALDTTLDLPDNTKPKELIATLTPHIISQAMLTGKFGVLDIFRQN, from the coding sequence ATGAAAATTACCAGTCCTGCGTTCGCCGAAAACGCTAAAATACCAAAAATTTACTCCAAGCTCGGCGGTAATCAACGCCCGCCGCTCAAGATCGGCGACGTGCCAGCAGATACTAAAAGTCTGGTAATCGTCTGTCACGACCCTGACGCGCCTGGGCGCGATGGATTTTATCATTGGACGGTTTGGAACGTGCCGGGCAAAACCGCTGAAATTTCTGGCGAATCACTGCCCGCGGGCGCGGTCGAAGGTGTTACGAGTTGGGGTCAGCCTGGCTGGGGCGGACCGCAACCGCCATTTGGCACGCACCGCTATCAATTTTATGTGTACGCGCTGGACACGACGTTAGATTTACCAGACAACACCAAACCAAAAGAACTAATCGCCACCCTCACGCCGCACATCATTAGCCAAGCCATGCTGACTGGAAAGTTTGGTGTGTTGGATATTTTTCGGCAGAATTAA
- a CDS encoding DEAD/DEAH box helicase, whose product MYKITLSSLRSALTRKAEDHNFLFAKVYRKIMLRQHLTQDEAQFIYRILNYFSLYGDEYVQKMAYSIALNYGLLSNNFYALSHFASLLRYYPVLMLIRAMHDSHIAELESVDDMNSLFNKALAESYKEEYYKSEQQFRLSRSVRNVSNLAIVAPTSYGKSHLMVSKAIEKFNNGLSVCIVVPTKSLINQTVSMVLNKKGSRTDVITHPDMYVEKYKHSQFIAVLTQERLMALLAKHNELIIDYLFIDESHNLFKDEDRFLTLSRAIIIASNRKSSVAIDYYSPFIVDPRSSLRPINDKHNSKKIQSREITEYMKIPRYFLWDNNSQCLELFDQFTAKFYEITESSTDYYQILFSRGGDKNIIYVNKPSGVEKLADALAARTPEIKYSPESQVIIDDACNVLSSYVHPFYNLIKLVKRGIVISHGKIPDTIKEYVEFLYRNIPEIRFIVTTSTLLEGVNIPASKLFLMSYSKGAKCLDVPDFRNLVGRVGRYNVIFDFTNPRMELLTPEIYIIKNDDYMKKGANASKFLSEHAKEGVVVEDSINNPLLASYKGSDKEYRIADEVNILANIDKTREAMYSQINNSKPLLAQTELGAKCYAHNVKIFDIVKYEQIISKKMEHFLNTQIIDDGNKLLNTIISVFLEVTYQTGLRIDKHKYGNWIYLLYTEPSIRDIYIRIIDEKANNEASFSTLIARSVSMWRGKIGNPVYVGDIGSCGIDGKTGSWNKYHIFQQQTQNLMPSYAAALAKENLDNVDHYIIPFLEILNDFGVVKESFYKRIKYGTDNDFKIALIRAGVDFSLAKIIHENDNLRVLISINQESPMCTDKASFLKIMREEGISLMYINLARELL is encoded by the coding sequence ATGTACAAGATTACTCTTAGCTCTTTAAGATCAGCATTAACAAGGAAAGCTGAGGATCATAATTTCTTATTTGCTAAAGTATACAGAAAAATAATGTTGAGACAGCATCTAACTCAAGATGAGGCGCAATTTATATATAGGATCTTAAACTATTTTTCACTTTATGGCGATGAGTATGTGCAAAAAATGGCATATTCAATAGCCCTAAATTACGGGCTTCTTAGTAATAATTTTTATGCATTATCCCATTTTGCTAGCTTATTACGATACTATCCTGTCCTTATGCTCATAAGAGCCATGCACGATAGTCATATTGCAGAATTAGAGTCCGTGGACGATATGAACAGTCTATTTAATAAAGCTTTAGCAGAATCATACAAGGAAGAGTATTACAAATCAGAGCAACAATTTAGACTAAGTCGTAGTGTCAGAAATGTTTCTAATCTTGCTATCGTTGCGCCAACCTCTTATGGTAAGTCTCATTTGATGGTGTCTAAAGCTATTGAAAAGTTCAATAATGGTTTGTCTGTTTGTATAGTTGTGCCCACTAAATCATTGATAAATCAAACTGTATCAATGGTTTTGAACAAAAAAGGAAGTCGAACTGATGTTATAACTCATCCTGACATGTATGTTGAAAAATACAAGCACAGCCAATTTATTGCTGTGCTAACACAGGAGCGACTAATGGCATTATTGGCGAAACATAATGAGCTAATAATAGATTATCTATTTATTGATGAATCTCATAATTTATTTAAAGATGAGGATAGATTCTTAACTCTCTCGAGGGCGATCATAATCGCTAGTAATAGAAAATCAAGTGTGGCCATCGATTACTACTCTCCTTTCATTGTAGATCCAAGGTCAAGTCTACGTCCTATAAATGATAAACATAATTCAAAAAAGATACAGTCAAGGGAAATTACTGAGTATATGAAAATACCACGTTATTTTCTTTGGGATAATAATAGTCAATGTTTAGAGCTGTTTGATCAGTTTACGGCAAAATTTTACGAAATAACTGAATCGTCTACAGACTATTACCAAATATTATTTAGTAGAGGTGGGGATAAAAATATTATTTATGTTAATAAGCCAAGCGGAGTTGAAAAGCTTGCCGATGCGCTAGCTGCTAGGACGCCAGAAATTAAATACAGCCCTGAAAGCCAGGTTATAATTGATGATGCATGTAATGTCCTATCAAGCTATGTTCATCCTTTCTATAATCTAATAAAGCTCGTTAAACGCGGCATAGTTATCAGTCACGGTAAGATACCGGACACTATTAAGGAATATGTAGAGTTTTTGTATCGTAATATTCCTGAGATTAGATTTATTGTCACTACGAGCACATTACTCGAAGGTGTGAATATCCCTGCAAGTAAATTATTCTTAATGAGCTATTCCAAGGGGGCTAAATGCTTGGACGTTCCTGATTTCAGAAATTTAGTGGGCAGGGTGGGCCGTTATAACGTAATCTTTGATTTTACAAACCCAAGAATGGAACTATTAACACCAGAAATATATATAATTAAAAATGATGATTATATGAAGAAGGGGGCAAATGCTAGTAAATTCTTATCGGAGCATGCCAAGGAGGGGGTTGTAGTTGAGGACAGTATCAATAACCCGCTCCTTGCTTCTTATAAAGGAAGCGATAAGGAATATAGAATTGCCGATGAAGTTAACATACTTGCAAATATAGATAAAACAAGAGAAGCCATGTATTCGCAAATTAACAACTCAAAGCCATTATTGGCGCAGACTGAGCTAGGTGCTAAGTGTTATGCCCATAACGTGAAAATATTTGATATTGTGAAATATGAACAAATCATCTCTAAAAAGATGGAGCATTTCTTGAACACTCAAATAATTGATGATGGTAATAAGTTATTAAATACGATTATTAGTGTTTTTCTTGAGGTGACATATCAGACAGGTCTCAGGATCGATAAGCATAAGTATGGGAATTGGATATATTTACTATACACAGAGCCATCTATAAGGGATATTTATATAAGAATTATTGACGAAAAAGCTAATAATGAAGCCAGCTTTTCTACGTTGATTGCAAGGTCTGTTTCTATGTGGCGCGGTAAAATCGGAAATCCAGTATATGTTGGCGATATAGGAAGTTGTGGTATCGATGGCAAGACTGGATCGTGGAATAAATATCATATATTTCAGCAGCAGACTCAAAATTTGATGCCAAGTTATGCGGCTGCTTTAGCTAAGGAGAATCTTGATAATGTTGACCATTATATTATTCCATTTCTTGAGATATTGAATGATTTTGGCGTAGTCAAGGAGTCGTTTTATAAACGTATAAAGTATGGTACTGATAACGACTTTAAAATTGCTCTTATTAGAGCGGGAGTTGACTTTAGTTTAGCAAAAATAATTCACGAAAATGATAATCTAAGAGTGCTTATCTCAATTAATCAAGAAAGTCCTATGTGTACCGATAAGGCTTCTTTCTTAAAAATCATGCGCGAAGAAGGCATCTCTTTGATGTATATTAACCTAGCGCGTGAACTATTATAA
- a CDS encoding DUF1837 domain-containing protein, translated as MWSKPSTMTLSDDVLCVDDEHNRVKYRILKISSHHFDGLKEMIRDQLAEVCYGAEPIAIEPDQYTYHAACRQMYNNLMRYKDETKKYGLVGELLMHILAPNYLDFSAESISRIFALQNQNIKQGFDLIFYDKDCKKIWYGEVKSGLVGKANRRELINKASNGLKNYFDNIMAEGNDSTQYRWEAAKAEVAVMFASEKKIELIKLLPNSKNMIRQRKGFNRNAILMAVNFGDFAYNITDTKDVIKKIDSIKKTGCFDNFIIICIHRKIFDDIIDFLGAEGGV; from the coding sequence ATGTGGAGTAAACCCAGTACAATGACTCTATCTGATGATGTATTATGTGTGGATGATGAGCATAATCGTGTGAAGTATAGAATACTAAAGATTAGTAGTCATCATTTTGACGGTCTCAAAGAAATGATAAGGGATCAATTGGCAGAGGTTTGTTATGGTGCAGAGCCTATTGCTATTGAGCCCGATCAGTATACCTATCATGCTGCTTGTAGGCAAATGTATAACAATCTAATGAGATATAAAGACGAAACTAAGAAGTATGGACTTGTTGGCGAATTATTGATGCATATTTTAGCTCCAAACTATCTAGATTTTTCAGCTGAAAGCATAAGTAGAATATTTGCACTTCAAAATCAGAATATAAAGCAGGGTTTTGATTTAATTTTCTATGATAAGGACTGTAAAAAAATATGGTATGGCGAGGTAAAATCTGGGCTAGTTGGAAAAGCTAATCGCAGAGAGTTAATTAATAAGGCGAGTAATGGTCTTAAGAATTACTTTGATAATATTATGGCGGAAGGAAATGATTCCACGCAGTATAGATGGGAGGCTGCTAAGGCGGAGGTGGCGGTAATGTTTGCGTCTGAGAAAAAAATAGAGCTAATCAAGCTGCTGCCTAATAGTAAAAACATGATCCGTCAACGAAAAGGGTTTAATCGTAACGCAATTCTTATGGCGGTTAATTTTGGAGATTTTGCTTATAATATAACAGATACGAAAGATGTTATTAAGAAAATTGATAGCATAAAGAAGACAGGGTGTTTTGATAATTTTATAATTATTTGTATTCATCGTAAAATATTCGATGATATTATTGATTTCTTAGGGGCTGAAGGAGGGGTTTGA
- a CDS encoding NUDIX domain-containing protein, translated as MRRRVNVRGIIINDQGELFCQKLTANNGAGREFWCAPGGGLEMGESLLDGLRREMIEETGIKPTIGKLLFIQQFTDTNPSSKHGMTEQLEFFFSVTNWQDYQHIDLEQTSHGVEEVAECGFVDSKTTRILPSYLTEVDLNWLVNESTDVQIMSEL; from the coding sequence ATGCGGCGGCGAGTTAACGTACGCGGAATTATTATCAACGATCAGGGCGAGCTATTTTGCCAAAAATTGACCGCCAATAACGGCGCGGGGCGAGAGTTTTGGTGTGCACCGGGCGGCGGTTTGGAGATGGGTGAAAGTTTACTGGACGGTTTACGCCGAGAGATGATCGAGGAAACTGGCATCAAACCAACCATTGGCAAGCTATTATTCATCCAACAATTTACCGACACCAACCCCTCGTCTAAACACGGCATGACCGAGCAACTTGAGTTTTTCTTTTCCGTCACCAACTGGCAAGATTACCAGCATATCGACCTGGAGCAAACATCGCACGGCGTCGAGGAAGTAGCAGAGTGCGGCTTTGTCGATTCAAAAACCACACGGATTTTACCGAGTTACCTAACAGAGGTTGACCTAAACTGGCTGGTTAATGAATCGACTGATGTTCAGATAATGAGTGAATTGTAA
- a CDS encoding amino acid ABC transporter ATP-binding protein — translation MITVANLKKQFGSNRVLRDIDVEIHEGEVVVVVGSSGSGKSTFLRCLNLLETPTGGRIVIDGVETTAPKVDLNALRQKVGMVFQSFNLFPNLSVLDNVKLAPRKLRKLSDRAATRLAKKLLADVGLADKAGAFPSQLSGGQKQRVAIARALAMEPDIMLFDEPTSALDPEMIGEVLDVIREVAAKGMTMVIVTHEMKFAREVATRMIFLDKGEIIENGPPEQVMDHPVTERARKFFGVKDN, via the coding sequence ATTATCACAGTAGCCAACCTCAAGAAACAGTTTGGTAGCAACCGTGTGCTCAGGGACATCGACGTTGAAATTCACGAAGGCGAAGTTGTCGTCGTCGTTGGCTCAAGTGGTTCAGGCAAATCAACCTTTTTGCGCTGCTTGAATCTGCTGGAGACGCCGACGGGCGGGCGCATTGTCATCGACGGCGTGGAAACAACAGCGCCGAAAGTCGACCTGAACGCTTTGCGCCAAAAAGTTGGCATGGTGTTTCAATCGTTCAATTTGTTCCCCAACTTGAGCGTGCTGGATAATGTCAAACTAGCGCCGCGAAAACTGCGCAAATTATCTGATCGAGCGGCGACTCGCCTGGCAAAGAAATTGCTCGCAGACGTGGGGCTGGCGGACAAAGCCGGGGCCTTTCCTTCGCAACTCTCGGGCGGGCAAAAGCAGCGTGTCGCCATCGCCAGAGCTCTAGCCATGGAGCCAGATATCATGCTGTTTGATGAGCCAACCTCGGCGCTTGATCCAGAGATGATCGGCGAGGTGTTGGATGTGATTCGTGAGGTGGCCGCCAAAGGTATGACCATGGTTATCGTCACGCACGAAATGAAATTTGCGCGCGAAGTAGCTACGCGGATGATTTTCCTGGACAAGGGTGAGATCATCGAAAACGGTCCACCAGAGCAGGTGATGGATCATCCAGTGACCGAGCGGGCGCGGAAGTTTTTTGGCGTCAAGGATAACTAA
- a CDS encoding amino acid ABC transporter permease → MNFLEVIFGDGRWLYLWHGLEVTLVLTVLSLLLGTAIGVIIALLRTSDVRPFKRLGRYAWARGLSRWNPLAWTGKVYVDIIRGTPLLVQLLIMYYVVFGSYQFMPKIFVAAIAFGINSGAYIGEIIRGGIESVDKGQMEAARSLGFSRWQAMRLVILPQALKNSLPALISEFIALLKETSVVGWIGLNDIMRGADNIRFQTATAFQSLFAAAVMYLALTAIFTRVMTRVERRLKDGSE, encoded by the coding sequence ATGAATTTCCTGGAAGTGATCTTCGGCGACGGTCGATGGCTGTATTTGTGGCACGGTCTAGAAGTGACCTTGGTATTGACCGTTTTGTCGCTGCTGCTCGGTACGGCCATTGGTGTTATCATCGCTCTTTTGCGAACTTCAGACGTGCGGCCATTTAAACGACTGGGTCGCTATGCATGGGCCAGGGGATTGAGCCGTTGGAATCCGCTGGCGTGGACCGGGAAAGTGTATGTCGACATCATTCGGGGCACGCCGCTTCTGGTCCAGCTGTTGATTATGTACTACGTTGTTTTTGGCTCATATCAATTCATGCCGAAGATTTTTGTGGCAGCAATTGCCTTTGGTATCAATAGCGGTGCGTACATTGGCGAGATTATCCGCGGTGGTATCGAAAGCGTCGACAAGGGGCAAATGGAAGCGGCTCGTTCGCTGGGCTTTAGCCGCTGGCAGGCCATGCGTTTGGTGATTTTGCCACAAGCGCTCAAAAATTCGTTGCCGGCGCTGATCAGCGAATTCATCGCTCTGTTGAAAGAGACCTCAGTCGTCGGTTGGATTGGGCTAAATGACATCATGCGCGGCGCTGATAATATTCGTTTTCAAACTGCCACGGCGTTTCAGTCATTGTTTGCTGCAGCGGTGATGTACTTGGCATTGACCGCGATATTTACCCGTGTGATGACCCGAGTGGAGAGGAGATTGAAAGATGGCAGTGAATAA
- a CDS encoding basic amino acid ABC transporter substrate-binding protein: MNRTKAHHRGFGVSWWIGLGLFVALIGFMAFDILQREGGFGKSNDVLVMGTNAGFKPFEYKQGNEIVGFDVDLAKEIARSVNKELKIEDMAFDGLLPALESGQIDMAVAGMSVTPERAKNALFSEPYYSASQRIIVKKGSPIRNRHQLTGKKIGVQLGTTGDTLARKIVGANVSQFPTAPSVLTELNAGGVEAVILDDAPAAQYTTGFPDLEILPGELSSEHYAIAIKNNNHDLLKKVNRVLVEMKKDGRYDNLIRKHFGPRALESMKKKELEP, from the coding sequence ATGAACAGAACGAAAGCGCATCATCGGGGGTTTGGTGTTAGTTGGTGGATAGGCCTGGGGCTGTTTGTGGCGTTGATTGGCTTTATGGCGTTTGACATTTTGCAGCGCGAAGGCGGGTTTGGTAAAAGTAATGATGTGTTGGTGATGGGCACCAATGCTGGGTTCAAGCCGTTTGAGTACAAGCAGGGCAATGAAATTGTTGGCTTTGATGTTGATTTGGCAAAGGAAATTGCCCGCAGCGTGAATAAAGAGCTAAAGATTGAAGACATGGCGTTTGACGGATTGCTGCCAGCGCTGGAATCAGGGCAAATTGACATGGCGGTGGCTGGCATGTCGGTGACGCCAGAGCGTGCCAAAAATGCGTTATTTTCTGAGCCGTATTATTCAGCCTCGCAGCGGATCATTGTCAAAAAGGGTAGTCCGATTCGGAATCGACATCAATTGACGGGCAAGAAAATTGGTGTGCAGTTGGGTACGACGGGCGATACGCTGGCCAGGAAGATTGTCGGCGCTAACGTGTCGCAATTTCCAACCGCGCCAAGCGTGTTGACAGAGCTTAATGCTGGCGGCGTCGAGGCGGTTATTTTGGATGATGCGCCCGCGGCTCAATACACGACTGGCTTTCCAGACCTAGAAATTTTGCCGGGTGAGTTGTCGAGCGAGCACTATGCGATTGCCATCAAAAACAATAATCACGACTTGCTAAAAAAAGTTAACCGAGTGCTGGTGGAGATGAAAAAGGACGGCCGATATGACAATCTCATCCGCAAACATTTTGGGCCGAGGGCTCTTGAATCGATGAAGAAAAAGGAGCTTGAACCATGA